The nucleotide sequence TGAGTGCATGACTCTCGACACCCGTTTCATCTTTAAGCTTCTGACGCATCAGTTGGCGTAACATGCCATCCGGTAAGCGGTTGATCAGGGGGGCTGCGAGTTGATCCAGACGGGCTTTGCCGTCCAGCGTGTCAAAGTCGACTTGTTCTTTTAAGTGGGCGAACAGGAACTCCGGCAAATGATCGGATTGATTTAAGCGTTGTTCGAAAGCATCTTTGCCTTCTGTCCGAACCAGAGTATCCGGGTCTTCGCCATCGGGCAGGAATAAGAAGCGAGCTTGCAGGCCATCCTGTAATAATGGCAGAACGGTTTCCATAGCTCGCGCAGCCGCGGTGCGCCCGGCCTGATCGCCATCGAAGCAGAAAATCACTTCCGGTACAATTTTGAATAAGCGTCGCAGGTGATGTTCGCTGGTTGCTGTACCTAACGTCGCAACAGCGTAATGAATACCAAACTCAGCCAGTGCTACCACATCCATATAACCTTCAACGATGACAAAACGGGTCAGTTTCTGGCGGATCTTACGGGCTTCATATAAGCCATATAGCTCACGGCCTTTCTGAAAAATCGGCGTTTCCGGCGAGTTAAGGTATTTCGGCTTTTCATCGCCGAGAACACGCCCACCAAAGGCAATTACCCGGCCACGGGCATCACGAATCGGGAACATGATGCGATCACGGAAGCGGTCGTAGGTGCGATACTCTTTGCCTGGTTCGTCTTTTTCAATCGACATGCCACAGCTGATTAGCTGTTTGATGGTGTCTTTGTTGCTGCTTTGCTGGGGTGAAGCAGTCAGGTGTTTTTGCAGATTGTCCCAGCCGGGTGGGGCGTAACCAATTTGAAAGAATTTGGCTGCCTTTCCTGACAGACCACGATTTTTCAGGTACTGAATGGCTTTGCCTTTTTGTTCGTGGCTGCGCAGCATCTGTTCGAAGAAGTCGGCAGCTTTTGTCATCTGGTCAAATAATGGCTGATGTTGTTGCTCCTGGCGCGCTTCAAACGACACCTGCTCGCGCGGTACTTCCATATTGGCGTCAGAAGCGAGTTTCTCGACGGCGTCTGGGAAGCTCAGGCCATCAAATTCCATCACAAATTTTAATGCACTACCTGAGGCGCCACAGCCGAAGCAGTAATAAAACTGTTTGTCGGGGCTAACGGTAAAAGAAGGCGTGTTTTCGTTATGGAATGGGCAGCAGGCGGAGTAGTTCTTGCCCGTCTTCTTTAGTTTGACACGACTGTCCACCACGTCGATCACATCGACACGGGAAAGAAGGTCATCAATAAAGGATTGGGGTATACGGCCAGCCATGAACCTGAGAATAAAAAATATATTGTGTTCGGACAAACAAAAACGCCATCAATTTTCATTGATGGCGTTTGTACAAAATGACATTGCAAGAATGCCTGTCGCTGGAATCAGCCCAGTTGAGACTTCACCAGTTGACTGATCTGGCCCATATCGGCGCGACCTTGCACTTGTGGTTTGAGGATGCCCATAACTTTGCCCATGTCCTGCATTCCTGCAGCACCGGACTGTGCAACGGCATCAGCCACCAGTTTGGCCAACTCTTCTTCGCTCAAGGCTTCTGGCAAAAACTCGCTGATTACGTCAATTTCGTATTGCTCGCCTTCTGCCAGCTCATCACGACCTGCTTCTTTATATTGAGCAATAGAGTCGCGACGTTGCTTGGTCATTTTGTCGAGGATCGTCAGAGCGCGAGCGTCATCCACTTCGATACGCTCGTCCACTTCAACCTTTTTAAATTCTGCTGTAATCAGGCGTAACGCACCCAGACGTGGTTTGTCTTTGGCGCGCATTGCGTCCTTTACAGCATCTTTAACGGTTGTAACTAGTGTGCTCATATAAACCTCTAAGATTGATTCGCTGATTAGTACAGGCGAGTCATCTTACGCTGTTCGCGCTGTACCTTTTTCAGGTGGCGCTTAACAGCTGCAGCCGCTTTACGCTTACGAACCCAGGTTGGCTTCTCATAGTGTTCGCGACGACGTACTTCAGACAGTACGCCTGCCTTTTCACAAGAACGCTTGAAACGACGCAGAGCAACGTCGAACGGCTCGTTTTCTTTAACTTTTACAGCTGGCATCCAATCACCTACGTGTATTAATAAATTCTGTTTTAGCGGGGGAAAACCACAGACCCCCAGTTAGAGGGCGGGCATTCTAATGCCTTTGATCGAGGAATGCAAAACCTCTGCATGGATTTTAGTACTTTGCGGCAGTATTATTGCGCTCCTTTTAGAATTAACTGTGTATTTGAGGTTGTTTATGCGCGTTCTGGGGCTTGAATCCTCCTGCGATGAAACCGGTATTGCTTTGTACGACAGTGAGCGAGGCTTGCTGGCACACCGGGTTTATTCTCAGATCGCTGTTCACGCGGAATACGGCGGTGTGGTGCCTGAATTGGCATCGCGTGATCATATTCGTAAATCATTGCCTCTGATTCGTGAGGTGATGGCTGAAGCGAATCTGACGCTGAGCGATCTCGATGGTATTGCCTATACGCGAGGCCCGGGTTTGGTGGGTGCCTTACTGGTGGGCTCATGTCTGGGGCGTTCACTTGCCTGGGCGATGGATGTCCCTGCTGTGGGCGTTCATCATATGGAAGGGCATTTGCTGGCTCCTATGTTGGAGGATAACCCGCCACCATTTCCTTTTATTGCCCTATTAGTATCTGGCGGTCATACCCAGCTGGTTCAGGTTGATGGCATTGGTGAATACAACTTATTAGGCGAGTCTCTGGATGATGCCGCTGGTGAAGCGTTCGATAAAGCGGCCAAAATGATGAACTTGCCTTACCCCGGTGGTCCGCAACTGAGTAGGCTGGCAGACTCCGGTGATGCGACACGGTTTAAATTTCCACGGCCAATGACGGATCGCCCGGGACTGGATTTCAGCTTCAGTGGTTTAAAGACGTTTACTCGTACCACCATTTTGACGCACGCGGAAGATGGTGTGTTGGCGGATCAGGATAAGGCCGATATTGCAGCGGGTTTCCAGGCGGCCGTTGTTGATACGCTATCAATTAAATGTAAGCGGGCAATGGAACAAACCGGTATTAAACGCTTGATTATTGCCGGTGGTGTGGGTGCCAATAAAAGTTTGCGCGCGAAATTGCAGCAGACCGCTGAAAAACTCGGTGGTGCTGTCTATTACCCTCGCCCCGAGTTATGCACCGATAATGGTGCCATGATTGCGTATGCCGGAACCCAGCGATTATTAGCGGGAGAGCGAGCTGATCTGGCGGTTTCGGCAGTGCCTCGCTGGCCCATGACAGAGTTGGCGGCTGTTCAATATACCGCTCGGGCTGAGTAGGAACATATAATGGATAAAGTCTTTATTAACGGCCTGAAAGTGGATGCTGTGATTGGTGTTTACGATTGGGAAAAGCAGGTACGCCAGCCGCTGGTATTTGATCTAGAGATGGCCTGGGATATTCGTGTGGCCGCAGCAACCGATGATCTGATGCATGCGTTAAACTATCAGGCAGTATCAGAATTTGTTGAACAGTTTGTCCGTGAACAGCACTTTCAATTATTAGAGTCATTAATTGAGCGTTTGGCGGATGCCTTGCGTAAAGAATTTGGTATGCCATGGATTGGTATCAGAGTTGAAAAGCCCGCTGTCGTTCCACAAGCACGAGTGGTGGGGTTGTATATTGAGCGCGGTGATATTGCACAGGGCGGGCATTAATGGCTCGGGTATTTTTGGGGCTGGGCTCTAACCTGAATGCACAGGAAAATCTGACGGCGGGTATTCAGCGGCTGGGAAACGACTTTGCTGTAATCAATGAATCGCCTTGGTATCGTTCTCCAGCGTTGGGCTTTGACGGCCCTGAATTTATTAACCTGGTATTAGAGATTCGGGTAGACGATGGACTTTCACCAGAAGCCTTGTCACAACAGTTAAAGAAAATCGAAATGGATTTTGGCCGTGCTGCAAACGCGGTGAAATATTCCTCCCGTCATTTGGATATTGATATTTTATTGTTTGATCAATTAGTGGGTGAATTTTCTACAGGCAATGGCACTTTTACGCTGCCACGCGAAGATATCTGGAGATATGCATTTGTATTAACGCCGCTGTTGGATATTGCCCCTGATTTGATTTGCCCGAAATATCAAAAGTCATTAAGTGAATTTAAGGAAAATATTCAGAACCAATCTTTGGCTTTAGTAGAAAATTAACGGCGATAAGCGTGTTTTTAAGCAGTGAAAAATCAAGTCGGATATATTTTCAATAGCAGCAACAGGATGTTGCAACCGCCCGGCAGGCACAGGGATGTGCCTTCGGGGCGGCGGCTGAAAATATATCCGGCTTGATTGTTATGATAACGACACCTTCCACGCTTTTAATTTTTCCGTCCGCGCTTTTTGTAATCCTTCGCGGATCTCTGGCCCAGCTAAGCCTTGAGCCATCATATCTTTAGCCGTAACGGATAACGCGACTTGTAGTGCTTCACGCATATAATCTGCTTGTGGATAATCACAGTTTTCGAAACCAGTCCGGCCATGGGAATCGGCAATACTCACCAATAGAAATTGCTCAAACCGTTCTGGTTTACGCCAGGCGTCTACCCGATCAAACACTTTTAATAATGTTTCTGGTTTTAATTCCAGCGCGCGGTGCACATGGGTATGAAACTCACTGCAGATTAATGCCAGCTCTAGTGCATCTTTTGGAGCTTTGAGCTTTTTACATAAGGCTTTGATCGGTATTAATCCTTTGGTTTCGTGGCCAAAGTGGCGTGGCAGGTTAGCTTTGTCTGACAGCGCTTTGCCCAGGTCGTGGGTGAGTGCTGCCCAGCGAGTAGTAATGCTTGTTGATAGTGGCACCGAGGCCTGTAGTGACATGAGTGCGTGGATGCCGCAATCAATTTCCGGGTGGTATTGCTCAGGCTGAGGAATACCAAATAAATCATCAATTTCTTTAAACCAGATTTTCAGAGTACCACAATCACGCAATACCTGAAAATAAATGTGTGGGTTGCTCTCGGTTAATGCCCGTTGTGTTTCCTGCCATACCCGTTCAGCCACCAAATGATCCAGCTCGCCATCGTTAACCATGGTTTGCATCAGTGCCATAGTTTCTTCGGCAATGGTAAAACCGGGCTGACCATTGATAGTGGCAAACCGTGCTGCAAAGCGGGCAACGCGTAATACCCGTAACGGATCTTCGCTAAAAGCTGGCGAGACATGACGCAACACCCGGTTGGTTAAATCCTGCTGGCCATTATATGGATCAATAATATTGCCATGTTCGTCCTGAGCCATGGCATTAATGGTTAAATCACGGCGTAATAAATCTTCTTCCAGCGTAATATCTGGACTGAAACGGCAATCAAAGCCCTGATAGCCCTGGCCGGATTTCCGTTCCGTGCGAGCCAATGCATATTCTTCGTGAGTCTGAGGATGCAAAAAGACCGGAAAGTCGGCACCAACCTGTTGATAACCCTGTTGTAGCAATTCTTCTGGCGTTGCACCAACCACTACCCAGTCTTTGTCTTTGACCGGGATATTTAATAATGCATCGCGTACCGCGCCACCAACCAGATAAGTGTTCATAAAATCAAAGTCCCAATAAAAAAGCCCTGAACTACGATTCGCTCAAAACTATCGTAATTCAGGGCTTTAGTGTAACGCGCTTTGTGGTTAAGCGGGTACTGTATAAACTGTAGGCTTTGTAGTGGGTATCAGAAGTAGAAACCCAGCTCCATTGCTACACCAGCTTCTTTTTCAACATCGTTTGGATTCGCCATGGCAGCCAGGTCAAGGTGTACGCCAAATGGTGAGAAACCTAAACCAACAGAAACCATATCAGCATCTGAAGCGCTCATATTGGTGCGGTAACCTGTACGGAACTGAATGGTGTCCCATAAATCAAATTCAGCACCCACAGCGGCGTATTGTGTTGGGTTTTCAAATGCTACCGGATCGTTTTCCATCAGATCCAGATCAAAAGCCAATGCCACCCAGTCGTTCTGGTAAGCTAAGCCTGCACGGAATTGTGCATCCAGTGCTACTTTACCGCCGCGAATGGTCACTTCCTGGAAGCCCGGAACTAACTGATCATCTTCACCAACTGCCACAACGGCGTCCTGATAATCAAACTCAGCGCTGTTCAGGTTTTTGGCAACAATACCGGCTGTCCACTGGTTGGCATCACCGAAGCGGTAAGATGCACCAATGTCCAGGTTGAAGTGGCTGTAATCTTCTTGTGAATCCTCAATATCTTCACTGTCGATTTCGTCTTCGTTATCAACTTCAGAAACGTAGTGGAAAGTAGAGATTTTTTGCAGTTTTGGCGTGATACCAATAGCGATTTGTTCACCAGCGATGGTGAACTCACGCGAAAAAGATAAGGCGACTTCTGACACTGCAACAGCGACGACTTCAACACGAGAATCCAGATTAGGGTTGCTGGCTTCATCGGTTAGTTCACCACCATCAAAAATACGGGTACCGTTGTCGGCGACATAACTAAAGTCACTTGCACTATCGACCTTTCCTTCGATATCGGCTGCTTCCAGTTGATCAGCCAGAGTTTGAACTCTATCAGTATCGTTCGCTTCTGCATTAGCCGCGGTTAGTGCGTTGTCAAAGGCACTGGTTACTTCCTGAGCTTCACCAATATAGGCCTGGGCACCTGGCACATATGAGCCTAATAAATCCAGGTCCGTATCTGAGAAAATAGCGCGGCCTGAGAATGTGGCCGTAGCATTCACACTTAAAGCGGCAGCAAACTTTTTACTTGGAATCGCTAATGCGGTTCCCACTCCGAATCGGCCACTTAAGGGATCGCCGGAAATGGCTCTTAAAGACTCGGTTAAATTATCTGAAACGTTGTCGACATCACTTAAGCTTTCACGAACATCTTCCAGTGCTTCTTTCAGGTCAGAGTTACGGCTTTCGATATTGGACAGACGCGATGACGCTGAAGTCGCATTGTTTTCAATGTTGGCCAGAGCCGCATCAAAGTTATTAATCGCTTGTTCCAGTGCTTCAACACGGTTTTCAAAACTTGGGCCGCCATCGATACCATCTTCGATGATTCTCTCTAATTCTGGCAATAAATCGTCGGCAATATCGGACGCAGTTGTAACTGTCTCTTCTTCATCGCGCAGGTTAACGCCCAGCTGTGGAAAAATCAGCGCAAAGTCATCGTCTTCATGTGCTTGTGACAGTAATGACGGGTTATAAGCTGGAGCGTGAGCGCGCTGAGCACTGGCAACACCGGTATTACCCATTGCTAAGCCGCGAGCATCCATGGGTAAAAACGGAGCAGCCAAGGCCGACTGAGCACTGATTGCAGCGATGGAAGCTGCCAGAAGAGAGCGTTTAATCATGATCACAGTTCCTGAATGTTAATCCTGAATATTTAGGCGTATCGCAAATGGCAGATGCCGATCATCTTAGGCATCACACATTTATCGTAATAGTGGCGTTAATCATAGCCATAAAAATCCAACCTTGCATGAAAAAGCAATGAACTTTATGCTGATCTCGTTGTCATTCAGCCTTGTTAATCGGGCAATGTCGTAATGTTCATTATTCAGGAATCAATCACCATGCTGGCTACATCGATGATGCGTTCAGTAATTTTGTGCGTTGCCCTAGCGGCAAAACGCGCCTTGTGGTGTGCCTGTGCGGTATTTCTATGTGATGTGCGACCTGATTACTGATAACAACTTATGTAATAAAAAAGGGTCGCATATGCGGCCTTTTTTATTGCCTGGCCGCAGACCCTCCTAATCATTTATTAAAGGAGGATTTGGCATGGTTATGATACTTGCCTATTTAACGGTCATTCTTATCTGGTCGGGTACACCGCTGGCCATTCAACTCAGCCAGCAGGGGTTAGACTTTTATACCGCGCTGGTGCTGCGTATGTGGCTGGCTGCCTTGTTATCGTTGCCGGTACTGTGGTTGTTACGACAGCCTTTAGCGTTACATAAAGCGGCGTTAATGAGTTATCTGGCAGGTTCTGTGGGTGTTTATGGCGCCATGTTATCTGTGTACTGGGGATCGTTGTTTATACCCTCAGGATTAATTTCTGTGATGTATGGTTTATCGCCGATGTTGTCGGGGGCAATCGCTTATTTTTGGTTAAAAGAACGTGAATTAACACCGGTAAGATTGATGGCTTTATTGCTGGCATTGGCTGGGCTGGCGCTGGTGGTCAGTGCCCGCACTGCTATTGATGGCGATGCCTGGCGTGGCATTGTGGGTACATTGTTGTCGGTATTCTTTTTTGCCTGGAGTGCTGTGTGGGTGAAAAAAACCAATGCTGGTCTGCACCCGATGGTTCAGACCAGCGGAACATTATGGTTTTCATCTTTGTTGTATCTGATCACTTTGCCGATATTTGGTATTCATATTCCGGATGATTGGTCATTAACTAGCCAACTTGGGTTAAGTTATCTGGTTGTGTTGGGCTCGATCGTTGGGTTTATGTTGTATTTTTATATTCTCAAATACCTTTCTGCGGCACGAGTCACCCTGATTACGCTGATTTCCCCGGTTCTGGCATTAACCTGGGGAAATTTGCTCAACGATGAAAGCTTCCAGTTAGTGGCACTTAAAGGCGCGGCTTTGTTACTGGTGGGGCTGGGGTTGTATCAATGGAATCCATCATTCCATCGCGTTTTTAAAAAGACTCTGAAGCGGAAAATTCTCAACTAAACTGGTTAACCAATTTATTTGTTAAATATCTGCTCATGGGTGCCGATAACTCCGTTAAGGCGCTGTTTCAGGCATCGATGAGCAGATCAGGTTTTAGGAGAATGAGTATGAAGCATTCAATGCGTAAGGGCTTAGCCACCAGTCTGGCTTTGATTTCAACACTGGGGTTACAGGCCTGCTCGAGTGCATTGATTGAGGAAGAAAGCTTTGACGAACCAGAAGCGTTTTTCCAGCCGGTCGAACAGGAAATTGATCCGATTGCCCCGATGGTTTTACGGGTGGTGGGTTATGGCGCTATGCCATCTGAAAGTAAAAAAAATCCGGTGCAAAAACGCCTGATGGCGATGCGCGCAGCGAAGATGGACGCATACCGTTCCATGGCTGAACGGGTTTACGGGACGTCTATTCAGGGCAGCACCACGGTGCGTGATATGGTTGTACAGAACGACCGCTTCCGCACCTATGTCGAAACCTATATGCACGGTGCCCGCGTTGTTTCCACCGATGTGCTGCCGGATGGCAGTGTCGAAACGGTTCTTGAGATGATTATTGATCAGGGCTTCCGTAACTGTTTACAAACCACCGATAACCAGCGCTTTAATGTCGATTGTCGTGTGCCTCTGGGCGGCAATAATCCGAATCACTTTGCAGCTTCCCAGCGCCAGCGTGTTCAGGGTGAAGCTGCGTTGCCGGAATCCGGCTTTTACTTTATTGAATAAATAGCTGGCTGAATAAATAACCGGACTGAATCATTAGCCAGGCAAAGGGTGGTTACTATGTTAAAGCGTCTGTTTTGTTTACTGTTGTTGAACACATTGTCGGTTAGCGCGTTAGCGCTGACCGTTGAAGTGGTTGGTCAGGCACCCTTAAACGGCGCGATTTCTTACGTACGCCAGCAGGCACTGGATGATGCCTTGCGCCAGGCCAGCTTACGTGCCGGTGCCCAAATCAGCAGCACACAGTTAATGGAACACGGGGTCATTGAAGAAGATCAGGTTCGCTTACGTTCAGATGCTCAGGTTAAAGATGTTGAAGTACTCTGGGAGGAGCAACAGGATGGCCTTTACCAGATTGCTATCCGTGCCGATGTCAGTGCCTTGGCGATGTGCCCGAATTCGCCGCAGCGGTATCGCAAAGCCATCGCCATTACTGGATTTGGTTTAGCACAACCGATGCACGCAACACTTGGTCAGCTGCAGAATATTGAGCAGGATCTCCCTCGGGTATTACTGAATACCCTGAATGACCGCGGCGCTACTCATGCGATGGATGCCACTCGCACCAGTTTGTTTCAGGACCCTCGCCGTGCGCCATCGGCTGAAACACCACAACAACGTTTAACTACCTCTATTTCACTGGCGACTCAGCTGGGGGCTCAGTATGTGGTTTCTGGTGTGGTGCGTGATTTGGCCATGCAGGGAGAAGCGCTGGAATCGGATCCTGGTATTACCGATAAATGGTTGTCATTGGCTGGGTTTGAATCATCCGGCACTCAGCGTCAGTTTGTGGTCGATGTGTTTGTTCACGATGGCTTAAGTGGTGCGATGTTGTTTCAACGCAGTTATGCCACCTCTGGTGACTGGGATATTCCACGTCAGCAGCGCGTTGGTTTTGCCTCGCCACGTTTCTGGCAAACCGGCTATGGCCATGAAGTACGCGAAGTGCTGACCTCAGTAGTGGACGATCTGGATGAAGTATTACGTTGTCAGCCTTTTATGGCACGTGTTGTAAAGGCTCGTGGTAATCGCTTACATATCGAAGCCAGTGCTGGTGCCGGTATTCGCCCGGGCGATAAATTTCAGGTGTATCGCACCAGTACTTTCTATAACCTCGACCTGGAACCTCGCACAGAACTGAGCGATATGGCGACGGAAGTGGTTGTGAAGCAGGTTCAGCCACAATTTGTTGTGGCTGAAATGAAGTACACCGCTGAGCATTTAGCGATTCAGCGCGATGATATGGTGATTGCCTGGTAAAAACCTACTGGCGTTGCTATAGCTATAAATCTTCCAAAGTACTGGCAGGGCAGCTAATACGTTTTACCATACGTTGCTCATGCCAGGTCTCCAGATGAATATCAAAACCCCATAAATAATGTAAGTGCCTGACCACCTCATGGGTATCACTGGATAGGGGCTTGCCGTCCTGCATGGTATGTCGCAATGTCAGTGAGCGATCACCTTCCAACTCGACAGACCAGGCCTGAATATTGGGCTCCCGCACTGATAAGTCATATTGCTGTGCTAATCTTTCGCGAACCTTGCGATAGCCACGTTCATCGTGAATCGCAGAAACCTCAAAATTCGATTTTTCATCATCATCGTAAATGCTGAACAGATGAAAATCACGCATCAGTTTTGGCGATAAAAACTGCTGAATAAAACTTTCATCTTTAAAATTACGCATGGCAAAGTGCAGAGTTTCCAGCCAATCACTACCGGCAATATCCGGGAACCAGGTTTTATCCTCATCGGTCGGATTTTCGCAGATTCGTTTAATATCCTGAAACATATTAAACCCTAATGCATAAGGGTTAATGCCGTTATAGTAGGGCGCATCAAACGGCGGCTGGAACACCACATTGGTATGTGAGCTGAGAAATTCAAGAATAAACCCATCGGTGACTTTTCCATCATCGTATAGGTGATTTAACAGGGTGTAATGCCAGAAAGTAGCCCAGCCCTCGTTCATCACCTGAGTCTGACGTTGTGGATAAAAATACTGTGATATTTTGCGCACAATACGCACCACTTCACGTTGCCACGGAGCGAGCAAGGGGGCATTTTTTTCCAGGAAATACAGTAGGTTCTCCTGTGGCTCGGATGGAAAGCGACGTTTCTTTTGTTGCGTTTCAGTTTTCTCCTGATTAGGAATGGTGCGCCATAAATCGTTTAACTGTTGTTGCAGAATGTTTTCCCGTTCTTGCTGACGCAGTTTTTCTTCCGCAGCGGATACCGGCTTTGGCCGGCGATAACGATCAACACCATAATTCTGTAATGCATGGCAGGCATCGAGGGTTTTCTCGACTTCATCCAGACCGTATTTTTCTTCACACTTACGGATGTAGTTTTTTGCAAATAGCAGATAATCGATAATTGAGCTGGCATCTGTCCAGGTTCGGAACAGGTAATTGCCTTTAAAAAAAGAGTTATGTCCATAACAGGCGTGGGCAATGACCAGTGCCTGCATTGGTAATGTATTTTCCTCCATCAGATAAGCAATGCATGGGTCGGAGTTGATGACAATTTCATAGGCCAAG is from Bacterioplanoides sp. SCSIO 12839 and encodes:
- a CDS encoding flagellar assembly protein FlgT encodes the protein MLKRLFCLLLLNTLSVSALALTVEVVGQAPLNGAISYVRQQALDDALRQASLRAGAQISSTQLMEHGVIEEDQVRLRSDAQVKDVEVLWEEQQDGLYQIAIRADVSALAMCPNSPQRYRKAIAITGFGLAQPMHATLGQLQNIEQDLPRVLLNTLNDRGATHAMDATRTSLFQDPRRAPSAETPQQRLTTSISLATQLGAQYVVSGVVRDLAMQGEALESDPGITDKWLSLAGFESSGTQRQFVVDVFVHDGLSGAMLFQRSYATSGDWDIPRQQRVGFASPRFWQTGYGHEVREVLTSVVDDLDEVLRCQPFMARVVKARGNRLHIEASAGAGIRPGDKFQVYRTSTFYNLDLEPRTELSDMATEVVVKQVQPQFVVAEMKYTAEHLAIQRDDMVIAW
- a CDS encoding SpoVR family protein; this translates as MTSHSVTNKTAGNRERQYISTDSDWNFELLQRYDEEIARVAALYKLDTYPNQIEVISAEQMMDAYSSVGMPIGYNHWSYGKQFLSTQKNYQRGQMGLAYEIVINSDPCIAYLMEENTLPMQALVIAHACYGHNSFFKGNYLFRTWTDASSIIDYLLFAKNYIRKCEEKYGLDEVEKTLDACHALQNYGVDRYRRPKPVSAAEEKLRQQERENILQQQLNDLWRTIPNQEKTETQQKKRRFPSEPQENLLYFLEKNAPLLAPWQREVVRIVRKISQYFYPQRQTQVMNEGWATFWHYTLLNHLYDDGKVTDGFILEFLSSHTNVVFQPPFDAPYYNGINPYALGFNMFQDIKRICENPTDEDKTWFPDIAGSDWLETLHFAMRNFKDESFIQQFLSPKLMRDFHLFSIYDDDEKSNFEVSAIHDERGYRKVRERLAQQYDLSVREPNIQAWSVELEGDRSLTLRHTMQDGKPLSSDTHEVVRHLHYLWGFDIHLETWHEQRMVKRISCPASTLEDL